In a genomic window of Callithrix jacchus isolate 240 chromosome 22, calJac240_pri, whole genome shotgun sequence:
- the ZNF560 gene encoding zinc finger protein 560 isoform X3, which produces MAYCLTDCYQDLIIFDSVAVEFTQEEWTLLDPTERNLYRDVMLENYKNLFSVGYQLFKPSLISWMEEEEELSTLPRVLQEWKMCLKTNGPALWQDNFCLKTLNGIQLARNQNREELYDCKQCGEIFCKHSCLKTNMSTQDREDTSECIQYAKDLLSVYNEASTIRKVSVFSKRGKSFSLILNVQVQRKCTQDKSFECIDYGKVFVHQSHLEAHRKTQSEEKLYEWKQCEEAFTHSPSHAVNVETHGIKNPYECKQCGKYFRCPTHLNNHMQTHFGIKPYKCKHCGKTFTVRSGFLEHVRTHTGEKPYGCKECGKAFRASAGLIEHIRCHTGKKTVRRHTGEKTLKCDYCGKAFISYPSLFGHLRTHNGAKPYEHKKCVKAFGTSSGIIEDIRCNTGQKLFDCDQCGKVFVSFSSLFAHLRTHTGEKPFKCYKCGKPFIFSACLHIHMQTHTEERPYQCKECGKTFTKCSYLTKHLRRHTEEKPYECMKCGKAFTERSYLTRHLRRHSGKKPYGCKKCGKAFTERSDLNKHLRTHTGDRPYEHKECGKAFVASSSLTYLRTHTGYKPYKCNTCEKAYSRSCVLTQHLKTHAVEKTSECNTCGKSFRNSLCFNDCLQTHTETKPYKCKDCGKTFTFHSELTNHVQIHTGEKPYECKECGKAFRTSSGRIQHLRTHMGEKPFECDQCGKAFASLSARIAHLKTHSREKPYGCEKCGKTCCFPQA; this is translated from the exons ATGGCTTATTGCCTGACAGATTGCTATCAG GACCTGATAATCTTTGACAGTGTAGCTGTGGAGTTCACCCAGGAAGAGTGGACTTTACTGGACCCAACAGAGAGAAACCTGTACCGTgatgtgatgctggagaactACAAGAACCTGTTCTCAGTAG GTTACCAGCTTTTCAAACCCAGTCTGATCTCTTggatggaggaagaggaagagttgAGCACATTGCCAAGAGTTCTCCAAG AATGGAAAATGTGCCTGAAAACCAATGGGCCAGCCCTTTGGcaagataatttttgtttaaaaacattaaatgggATTCAGTTG GCAAGAAACCAAAATAGAGAGGAACTCTATGACTGTAAGCAATGTGGAGAAATCTTCTGTAAACATTCATGCCTTAAGACAAACATGAGTACTCAAGATAGAGAAGACACGTCTGAATGTATTCAGTATGCAAAAGACCTCCTTTCTGTATACAATGAAGCCTCTACCATAAGGAAAGTTTCTGTGTTCAGTAAGCGTGGAAAATCTTTCAGCCTGATTTTAAATGTTCAAGTCCAAAGAAAGTGCACACAAGATAAATCCTTTGAATGCATTGACTATGGGAAAGTCTTTGTTCATCAGTCACACCTTGAAGCACACAGGAAAACTCAGAGTGAAGAAAAACTCTATGAATGGAAGCAATGTGAGGAAGCATTTACTCATTCCCCAAGCCATGCTGTAAATGTTGAAACACACGGTATTAAAAACCCCTATGAATGTAAGCAATGTGGAAAATATTTTAGATGCCCTACCCACCTTAATAATCACATGCAAACCCACTTTGGGATAAAACCTTATAAATGTAAGCACTGTGGGAAAACCTTCACTGTGCGGTCAGGCTTTCTTGAACATGTACgaactcacactggagagaagccctatgGGTGTAAGGAATGTGGTAAAGCCTTTCGTGCATCTGCAGGCCTTATTGAACATATAAGATGTCACACTGGAAAGAAAACTGTAAGACGTCACACTGGAGAGAAAACCCTTAAATGTGACTATTGTGGGAAAGCCTTTATTTCTTACCCATCTCTTTTTGGACATTTGAGAACTCATAATGGAGCAAAGCCATATGAACATAAGAAATGTGTGAAGGCCTTTGGTACATCCTCAGGCATTATTGAAGATATAAGATGTAACACAGGACAGAAACTCTTTGATTGTGACCAGTGTGGGaaagtctttgtttctttctcatctctttttGCTCATTTGagaactcacactggagagaagcccttTAAGTGTTACAAATGTGGGAAACCATTTATCTTTTCTGCCTGTCTTCATATTCACATGCAAACTCATACAGAAGAGCGACCCTAtcaatgtaaggaatgtgggaaaacTTTCACTAAGTGCTCATATCTTACCAAACATTTACGAAGGCACACTgaagagaaaccctatgaatgtatgAAATGTGGGAAGGCCTTCACTGAGCGCTCATACCTGACTAGACATTTACGAAGACACAGTGGGAAGAAGCCCTATGGATGTAAGaaatgtggaaaagccttcaCAGAACGCTCAGACCTTAATAAACATTTACGAACACACACTGGAGACAGGCCCTATGAACATAAGgagtgtgggaaagcctttgTTGCCTCCTCAAGTCTAACTTATTTAAGAACTCACACTGGATATAAACCCTATAAATGTAATACATGTGAAAAAGCTTACAGTAGGTCTTGTGTACTAACTCAACACTTAAAAACTCATGCTGTAGAGAAGACTTCTGAATGTAACACTTGTGGAAAATCCTTTCGAAATTCCTTGTGCTTTAATGATTGCTTACAAACTCACACTGAAACAAAACCGTATAAATGTAAGGACTGCGGGAAAACCTTCACTTTTCATTCAGAACTTACTAATCATGTGcaaattcacactggagagaagccctatgaatgtaaggaatgtgggaaggccttccGTACATCCTCAGGACGTATTCAGCATTTAAGAACTCATATGGGAGAGAAACCATTTGAATGTGACCAATGTGGGAAGGCCTTTGCTTCTTTGTCAGCACGTATTGCACATTTGAAAACTCACTCTAGAGAGAAGCCCTATGGATgtgaaaaatgtggaaaaacttGCTGTTTTCCTCAAGCCTAA
- the ZNF560 gene encoding zinc finger protein 560 isoform X4 → MLENYKNLFSVGYQLFKPSLISWMEEEEELSTLPRVLQEWKMCLKTNGPALWQDNFCLKTLNGIQLARNQNREELYDCKQCGEIFCKHSCLKTNMSTQDREDTSECIQYAKDLLSVYNEASTIRKVSVFSKRGKSFSLILNVQVQRKCTQDKSFECIDYGKVFVHQSHLEAHRKTQSEEKLYEWKQCEEAFTHSPSHAVNVETHGIKNPYECKQCGKYFRCPTHLNNHMQTHFGIKPYKCKHCGKTFTVRSGFLEHVRTHTGEKPYGCKECGKAFRASAGLIEHIRCHTGKKTVRRHTGEKTLKCDYCGKAFISYPSLFGHLRTHNGAKPYEHKKCVKAFGTSSGIIEDIRCNTGQKLFDCDQCGKVFVSFSSLFAHLRTHTGEKPFKCYKCGKPFIFSACLHIHMQTHTEERPYQCKECGKTFTKCSYLTKHLRRHTEEKPYECMKCGKAFTERSYLTRHLRRHSGKKPYGCKKCGKAFTERSDLNKHLRTHTGDRPYEHKECGKAFVASSSLTYLRTHTGYKPYKCNTCEKAYSRSCVLTQHLKTHAVEKTSECNTCGKSFRNSLCFNDCLQTHTETKPYKCKDCGKTFTFHSELTNHVQIHTGEKPYECKECGKAFRTSSGRIQHLRTHMGEKPFECDQCGKAFASLSARIAHLKTHSREKPYGCEKCGKTCCFPQA, encoded by the exons atgctggagaactACAAGAACCTGTTCTCAGTAG GTTACCAGCTTTTCAAACCCAGTCTGATCTCTTggatggaggaagaggaagagttgAGCACATTGCCAAGAGTTCTCCAAG AATGGAAAATGTGCCTGAAAACCAATGGGCCAGCCCTTTGGcaagataatttttgtttaaaaacattaaatgggATTCAGTTG GCAAGAAACCAAAATAGAGAGGAACTCTATGACTGTAAGCAATGTGGAGAAATCTTCTGTAAACATTCATGCCTTAAGACAAACATGAGTACTCAAGATAGAGAAGACACGTCTGAATGTATTCAGTATGCAAAAGACCTCCTTTCTGTATACAATGAAGCCTCTACCATAAGGAAAGTTTCTGTGTTCAGTAAGCGTGGAAAATCTTTCAGCCTGATTTTAAATGTTCAAGTCCAAAGAAAGTGCACACAAGATAAATCCTTTGAATGCATTGACTATGGGAAAGTCTTTGTTCATCAGTCACACCTTGAAGCACACAGGAAAACTCAGAGTGAAGAAAAACTCTATGAATGGAAGCAATGTGAGGAAGCATTTACTCATTCCCCAAGCCATGCTGTAAATGTTGAAACACACGGTATTAAAAACCCCTATGAATGTAAGCAATGTGGAAAATATTTTAGATGCCCTACCCACCTTAATAATCACATGCAAACCCACTTTGGGATAAAACCTTATAAATGTAAGCACTGTGGGAAAACCTTCACTGTGCGGTCAGGCTTTCTTGAACATGTACgaactcacactggagagaagccctatgGGTGTAAGGAATGTGGTAAAGCCTTTCGTGCATCTGCAGGCCTTATTGAACATATAAGATGTCACACTGGAAAGAAAACTGTAAGACGTCACACTGGAGAGAAAACCCTTAAATGTGACTATTGTGGGAAAGCCTTTATTTCTTACCCATCTCTTTTTGGACATTTGAGAACTCATAATGGAGCAAAGCCATATGAACATAAGAAATGTGTGAAGGCCTTTGGTACATCCTCAGGCATTATTGAAGATATAAGATGTAACACAGGACAGAAACTCTTTGATTGTGACCAGTGTGGGaaagtctttgtttctttctcatctctttttGCTCATTTGagaactcacactggagagaagcccttTAAGTGTTACAAATGTGGGAAACCATTTATCTTTTCTGCCTGTCTTCATATTCACATGCAAACTCATACAGAAGAGCGACCCTAtcaatgtaaggaatgtgggaaaacTTTCACTAAGTGCTCATATCTTACCAAACATTTACGAAGGCACACTgaagagaaaccctatgaatgtatgAAATGTGGGAAGGCCTTCACTGAGCGCTCATACCTGACTAGACATTTACGAAGACACAGTGGGAAGAAGCCCTATGGATGTAAGaaatgtggaaaagccttcaCAGAACGCTCAGACCTTAATAAACATTTACGAACACACACTGGAGACAGGCCCTATGAACATAAGgagtgtgggaaagcctttgTTGCCTCCTCAAGTCTAACTTATTTAAGAACTCACACTGGATATAAACCCTATAAATGTAATACATGTGAAAAAGCTTACAGTAGGTCTTGTGTACTAACTCAACACTTAAAAACTCATGCTGTAGAGAAGACTTCTGAATGTAACACTTGTGGAAAATCCTTTCGAAATTCCTTGTGCTTTAATGATTGCTTACAAACTCACACTGAAACAAAACCGTATAAATGTAAGGACTGCGGGAAAACCTTCACTTTTCATTCAGAACTTACTAATCATGTGcaaattcacactggagagaagccctatgaatgtaaggaatgtgggaaggccttccGTACATCCTCAGGACGTATTCAGCATTTAAGAACTCATATGGGAGAGAAACCATTTGAATGTGACCAATGTGGGAAGGCCTTTGCTTCTTTGTCAGCACGTATTGCACATTTGAAAACTCACTCTAGAGAGAAGCCCTATGGATgtgaaaaatgtggaaaaacttGCTGTTTTCCTCAAGCCTAA
- the ZNF560 gene encoding zinc finger protein 560 isoform X2, whose amino-acid sequence MAYCLTDCYQDSVTFEDVSVDFTQEEWTLLDPLQRNFYRDVMLENYENLAKVGFQLLKPSLISWLEEEELRTLQQGLLQECAIKLHTNVSAVQQNFCKIQTSNGIQTDLIIFDSVAVEFTQEEWTLLDPTERNLYRDVMLENYKNLFSVGYQLFKPSLISWMEEEEELSTLPRVLQEWKMCLKTNGPALWQDNFCLKTLNGIQLARNQNREELYDCKQCGEIFCKHSCLKTNMSTQDREDTSECIQYAKDLLSVYNEASTIRKVSVFSKRGKSFSLILNVQVQRKCTQDKSFECIDYGKVFVHQSHLEAHRKTQSEEKLYEWKQCEEAFTHSPSHAVNVETHGIKNPYECKQCGKYFRCPTHLNNHMQTHFGIKPYKCKHCGKTFTVRSGFLEHVRTHTGEKPYGCKECGKAFRASAGLIEHIRCHTGKKTVRRHTGEKTLKCDYCGKAFISYPSLFGHLRTHNGAKPYEHKKCVKAFGTSSGIIEDIRCNTGQKLFDCDQCGKVFVSFSSLFAHLRTHTGEKPFKCYKCGKPFIFSACLHIHMQTHTEERPYQCKECGKTFTKCSYLTKHLRRHTEEKPYECMKCGKAFTERSYLTRHLRRHSGKKPYGCKKCGKAFTERSDLNKHLRTHTGDRPYEHKECGKAFVASSSLTYLRTHTGYKPYKCNTCEKAYSRSCVLTQHLKTHAVEKTSECNTCGKSFRNSLCFNDCLQTHTETKPYKCKDCGKTFTFHSELTNHVQIHTGEKPYECKECGKAFRTSSGRIQHLRTHMGEKPFECDQCGKAFASLSARIAHLKTHSREKPYGCEKCGKTCCFPQA is encoded by the exons ATGGCTTATTGCCTGACAGATTGCTATCAG GACTCAGTGACCTTTGAGGATGTAAGTGTGGACTTCACTCAGGAGGAGTGGACTTTATTGGACCCACTTCAGAGAAACTTTTACAGAGATGTGATGCTGGAGAATTATGAGAACCTGGCCAAAGTTG GATTTCAGCTCCTTAAGCCCAGTCTGATCTCTTggttggaagaagaagaattgagGACATTGCAGCAAGGACTTCTCCAAG AATGTGCAATAAAACTTCACACCAATGTTTCAGCAGTGCAGCAgaatttttgtaaaatacaaactTCTAATGGGATACAAACG GACCTGATAATCTTTGACAGTGTAGCTGTGGAGTTCACCCAGGAAGAGTGGACTTTACTGGACCCAACAGAGAGAAACCTGTACCGTgatgtgatgctggagaactACAAGAACCTGTTCTCAGTAG GTTACCAGCTTTTCAAACCCAGTCTGATCTCTTggatggaggaagaggaagagttgAGCACATTGCCAAGAGTTCTCCAAG AATGGAAAATGTGCCTGAAAACCAATGGGCCAGCCCTTTGGcaagataatttttgtttaaaaacattaaatgggATTCAGTTG GCAAGAAACCAAAATAGAGAGGAACTCTATGACTGTAAGCAATGTGGAGAAATCTTCTGTAAACATTCATGCCTTAAGACAAACATGAGTACTCAAGATAGAGAAGACACGTCTGAATGTATTCAGTATGCAAAAGACCTCCTTTCTGTATACAATGAAGCCTCTACCATAAGGAAAGTTTCTGTGTTCAGTAAGCGTGGAAAATCTTTCAGCCTGATTTTAAATGTTCAAGTCCAAAGAAAGTGCACACAAGATAAATCCTTTGAATGCATTGACTATGGGAAAGTCTTTGTTCATCAGTCACACCTTGAAGCACACAGGAAAACTCAGAGTGAAGAAAAACTCTATGAATGGAAGCAATGTGAGGAAGCATTTACTCATTCCCCAAGCCATGCTGTAAATGTTGAAACACACGGTATTAAAAACCCCTATGAATGTAAGCAATGTGGAAAATATTTTAGATGCCCTACCCACCTTAATAATCACATGCAAACCCACTTTGGGATAAAACCTTATAAATGTAAGCACTGTGGGAAAACCTTCACTGTGCGGTCAGGCTTTCTTGAACATGTACgaactcacactggagagaagccctatgGGTGTAAGGAATGTGGTAAAGCCTTTCGTGCATCTGCAGGCCTTATTGAACATATAAGATGTCACACTGGAAAGAAAACTGTAAGACGTCACACTGGAGAGAAAACCCTTAAATGTGACTATTGTGGGAAAGCCTTTATTTCTTACCCATCTCTTTTTGGACATTTGAGAACTCATAATGGAGCAAAGCCATATGAACATAAGAAATGTGTGAAGGCCTTTGGTACATCCTCAGGCATTATTGAAGATATAAGATGTAACACAGGACAGAAACTCTTTGATTGTGACCAGTGTGGGaaagtctttgtttctttctcatctctttttGCTCATTTGagaactcacactggagagaagcccttTAAGTGTTACAAATGTGGGAAACCATTTATCTTTTCTGCCTGTCTTCATATTCACATGCAAACTCATACAGAAGAGCGACCCTAtcaatgtaaggaatgtgggaaaacTTTCACTAAGTGCTCATATCTTACCAAACATTTACGAAGGCACACTgaagagaaaccctatgaatgtatgAAATGTGGGAAGGCCTTCACTGAGCGCTCATACCTGACTAGACATTTACGAAGACACAGTGGGAAGAAGCCCTATGGATGTAAGaaatgtggaaaagccttcaCAGAACGCTCAGACCTTAATAAACATTTACGAACACACACTGGAGACAGGCCCTATGAACATAAGgagtgtgggaaagcctttgTTGCCTCCTCAAGTCTAACTTATTTAAGAACTCACACTGGATATAAACCCTATAAATGTAATACATGTGAAAAAGCTTACAGTAGGTCTTGTGTACTAACTCAACACTTAAAAACTCATGCTGTAGAGAAGACTTCTGAATGTAACACTTGTGGAAAATCCTTTCGAAATTCCTTGTGCTTTAATGATTGCTTACAAACTCACACTGAAACAAAACCGTATAAATGTAAGGACTGCGGGAAAACCTTCACTTTTCATTCAGAACTTACTAATCATGTGcaaattcacactggagagaagccctatgaatgtaaggaatgtgggaaggccttccGTACATCCTCAGGACGTATTCAGCATTTAAGAACTCATATGGGAGAGAAACCATTTGAATGTGACCAATGTGGGAAGGCCTTTGCTTCTTTGTCAGCACGTATTGCACATTTGAAAACTCACTCTAGAGAGAAGCCCTATGGATgtgaaaaatgtggaaaaacttGCTGTTTTCCTCAAGCCTAA
- the ZNF560 gene encoding zinc finger protein 560 isoform X1 — protein MAYCLTDCYQGVEVLILVKDYLEKRFSISDSVTFEDVSVDFTQEEWTLLDPLQRNFYRDVMLENYENLAKVGFQLLKPSLISWLEEEELRTLQQGLLQECAIKLHTNVSAVQQNFCKIQTSNGIQTDLIIFDSVAVEFTQEEWTLLDPTERNLYRDVMLENYKNLFSVGYQLFKPSLISWMEEEEELSTLPRVLQEWKMCLKTNGPALWQDNFCLKTLNGIQLARNQNREELYDCKQCGEIFCKHSCLKTNMSTQDREDTSECIQYAKDLLSVYNEASTIRKVSVFSKRGKSFSLILNVQVQRKCTQDKSFECIDYGKVFVHQSHLEAHRKTQSEEKLYEWKQCEEAFTHSPSHAVNVETHGIKNPYECKQCGKYFRCPTHLNNHMQTHFGIKPYKCKHCGKTFTVRSGFLEHVRTHTGEKPYGCKECGKAFRASAGLIEHIRCHTGKKTVRRHTGEKTLKCDYCGKAFISYPSLFGHLRTHNGAKPYEHKKCVKAFGTSSGIIEDIRCNTGQKLFDCDQCGKVFVSFSSLFAHLRTHTGEKPFKCYKCGKPFIFSACLHIHMQTHTEERPYQCKECGKTFTKCSYLTKHLRRHTEEKPYECMKCGKAFTERSYLTRHLRRHSGKKPYGCKKCGKAFTERSDLNKHLRTHTGDRPYEHKECGKAFVASSSLTYLRTHTGYKPYKCNTCEKAYSRSCVLTQHLKTHAVEKTSECNTCGKSFRNSLCFNDCLQTHTETKPYKCKDCGKTFTFHSELTNHVQIHTGEKPYECKECGKAFRTSSGRIQHLRTHMGEKPFECDQCGKAFASLSARIAHLKTHSREKPYGCEKCGKTCCFPQA, from the exons ATGGCTTATTGCCTGACAGATTGCTATCAG GGAGTGGAGGTTCTCATACTGGTGAAGGATTACCTTGAAAAACGTTTCAGTATTTCG GACTCAGTGACCTTTGAGGATGTAAGTGTGGACTTCACTCAGGAGGAGTGGACTTTATTGGACCCACTTCAGAGAAACTTTTACAGAGATGTGATGCTGGAGAATTATGAGAACCTGGCCAAAGTTG GATTTCAGCTCCTTAAGCCCAGTCTGATCTCTTggttggaagaagaagaattgagGACATTGCAGCAAGGACTTCTCCAAG AATGTGCAATAAAACTTCACACCAATGTTTCAGCAGTGCAGCAgaatttttgtaaaatacaaactTCTAATGGGATACAAACG GACCTGATAATCTTTGACAGTGTAGCTGTGGAGTTCACCCAGGAAGAGTGGACTTTACTGGACCCAACAGAGAGAAACCTGTACCGTgatgtgatgctggagaactACAAGAACCTGTTCTCAGTAG GTTACCAGCTTTTCAAACCCAGTCTGATCTCTTggatggaggaagaggaagagttgAGCACATTGCCAAGAGTTCTCCAAG AATGGAAAATGTGCCTGAAAACCAATGGGCCAGCCCTTTGGcaagataatttttgtttaaaaacattaaatgggATTCAGTTG GCAAGAAACCAAAATAGAGAGGAACTCTATGACTGTAAGCAATGTGGAGAAATCTTCTGTAAACATTCATGCCTTAAGACAAACATGAGTACTCAAGATAGAGAAGACACGTCTGAATGTATTCAGTATGCAAAAGACCTCCTTTCTGTATACAATGAAGCCTCTACCATAAGGAAAGTTTCTGTGTTCAGTAAGCGTGGAAAATCTTTCAGCCTGATTTTAAATGTTCAAGTCCAAAGAAAGTGCACACAAGATAAATCCTTTGAATGCATTGACTATGGGAAAGTCTTTGTTCATCAGTCACACCTTGAAGCACACAGGAAAACTCAGAGTGAAGAAAAACTCTATGAATGGAAGCAATGTGAGGAAGCATTTACTCATTCCCCAAGCCATGCTGTAAATGTTGAAACACACGGTATTAAAAACCCCTATGAATGTAAGCAATGTGGAAAATATTTTAGATGCCCTACCCACCTTAATAATCACATGCAAACCCACTTTGGGATAAAACCTTATAAATGTAAGCACTGTGGGAAAACCTTCACTGTGCGGTCAGGCTTTCTTGAACATGTACgaactcacactggagagaagccctatgGGTGTAAGGAATGTGGTAAAGCCTTTCGTGCATCTGCAGGCCTTATTGAACATATAAGATGTCACACTGGAAAGAAAACTGTAAGACGTCACACTGGAGAGAAAACCCTTAAATGTGACTATTGTGGGAAAGCCTTTATTTCTTACCCATCTCTTTTTGGACATTTGAGAACTCATAATGGAGCAAAGCCATATGAACATAAGAAATGTGTGAAGGCCTTTGGTACATCCTCAGGCATTATTGAAGATATAAGATGTAACACAGGACAGAAACTCTTTGATTGTGACCAGTGTGGGaaagtctttgtttctttctcatctctttttGCTCATTTGagaactcacactggagagaagcccttTAAGTGTTACAAATGTGGGAAACCATTTATCTTTTCTGCCTGTCTTCATATTCACATGCAAACTCATACAGAAGAGCGACCCTAtcaatgtaaggaatgtgggaaaacTTTCACTAAGTGCTCATATCTTACCAAACATTTACGAAGGCACACTgaagagaaaccctatgaatgtatgAAATGTGGGAAGGCCTTCACTGAGCGCTCATACCTGACTAGACATTTACGAAGACACAGTGGGAAGAAGCCCTATGGATGTAAGaaatgtggaaaagccttcaCAGAACGCTCAGACCTTAATAAACATTTACGAACACACACTGGAGACAGGCCCTATGAACATAAGgagtgtgggaaagcctttgTTGCCTCCTCAAGTCTAACTTATTTAAGAACTCACACTGGATATAAACCCTATAAATGTAATACATGTGAAAAAGCTTACAGTAGGTCTTGTGTACTAACTCAACACTTAAAAACTCATGCTGTAGAGAAGACTTCTGAATGTAACACTTGTGGAAAATCCTTTCGAAATTCCTTGTGCTTTAATGATTGCTTACAAACTCACACTGAAACAAAACCGTATAAATGTAAGGACTGCGGGAAAACCTTCACTTTTCATTCAGAACTTACTAATCATGTGcaaattcacactggagagaagccctatgaatgtaaggaatgtgggaaggccttccGTACATCCTCAGGACGTATTCAGCATTTAAGAACTCATATGGGAGAGAAACCATTTGAATGTGACCAATGTGGGAAGGCCTTTGCTTCTTTGTCAGCACGTATTGCACATTTGAAAACTCACTCTAGAGAGAAGCCCTATGGATgtgaaaaatgtggaaaaacttGCTGTTTTCCTCAAGCCTAA